A segment of the Bdellovibrio bacteriovorus genome:
TTCGCTGCTAAAGATGCTGGAAAAAAAGCGCTTTGATTACATGATCGAATACGAAGCCGTGGTGCGGGCGTATAACGAAAAGATCTTTCCGGCGAAACCGCTTGCGACCCGTATAGTGAAAGAATCTTATCCGTCGGCGGTGTTTTATCTGGCGTGCACCAAAAATCCATGGGGCCGGGATGTTGTTCGTCGGGCGGATCAGGCCTTGCAGAAAATGGCTTTGACCAGTGAATACCAGCGCGCCGTGGAATCCTGGCTGGCGCCGGACCTGCAAAAGAAAAGTCGAAAAATTCTGGATGAATTCTATCAGAAAAGAGCACAGGGACCGTGGATGACGGCCCCCTGGTGAAAACTAGCGACGGATCGCTTTTGGATCGATGGCGTCCTGAAGACCATCACCCAGATAGTTGAAGCTGACTGTCGTCAGGAAAATCAACAGACCCGGAAGAACTGCCAGGAACGGAGCCTGATAAATCAGCTCTTGAGCATTGTTCAGCATGTTACCCCAGCTTGGTGTCGGAGGCATGATCCCCAGACCTAAGAAACTCAAAGCCGCTTCAAACAAGATGGATTCACCCACACCCAAAGTGATCGCCACCAGCATTGGGGCAATCACGTTCGGGAACATGTGGCGGACGATGATTGTGCTGTCTTTCGCGCCCAAAGTTTTTGCCGCCAGTACGAATTCGCGTTCACGAATGGACAGAATACTTCCGCGCACCAGACGAGCCACCGACATCCACGAGAACAGGCACAGGATGATGATCATCTTGAAGATGCTTTCGTTGGACGTGCTGATGATAGCTTTCAGCCATGGGATCTTGGAAAGATCAATGGCGGCGATAACAATCAGAACCGGGATGTGTGGCAGGGACAACAAAGCATCCGTCACGCGCATCAGGAAGGTGTCAATCATGCCGCCATAGAAGCCCGCAATACTGCCGATCAGAAGACCGATCAAGGCAGAAGCAATCGCCACCAGAACACCCACACCCATGGAAACACGGGTGCCGTAAACCAGGCGGATAAAGACATCACGGCCCAGTTCGTCGGTGCCGAACAGGTGGAAGGTTTCAAAGTTGTTGAACATGGAAACCAGACCCGCTGTTTCAGCGATGTTCAGGCTTTTCAGATCCGACAGGGCTTTGGATATTTCCTGGGCACCCAGTTCATAGATCGCGTCAGCTTCCGCCACCGCAACGATGCCTTTTTCAACCAAAGCTTTTTGCACAACATCGGCCGCTTCGGGGTTGTCCGTGATGAAGCGTTCAATTTCAGTTTCACGAACATCCAGGCCCACAGAGGCGGTGGTCATTGGTGCCAGATAACGGTTCCCCACGTTTTGGGCATCCGGATCAAGGCCGGTCACGGCCTGAATGGTGCCGGCAAACACAGCCACCAGCAGGAAGATGCTGATGATCACAGCGCCAGCCACAGCCAGTTTGTGATCCATAAACTGCGACAGAACCATCTTCCACATCGGCTGGGCTTTTTCCAGCTCCGCACGATCCTTGGCTGACAGTTGGTTGGAATCAATTTCAATTTCGTTCATGGTCATTTCGCTCATACTTTATGATCCTATTGGTAAGAGATGCGAGGATCCGCAAAGCCGTACATGATGTCCGCGACCAGATTCATCAGCAAAACCATGCTGACGGAAATCACGAAAGAGATCATGGCCACGTTGTAGTCATTACCGATGATGGAGTCGTAAACAAGTTTACCCACGCCCTGATAAGCAAAGACAGTCTCTGTCAGAATGGCGCCGGAGAACAATCCCGAGAAGCTCAAAGCCAGGATCGTGATCAGCGGGATCAGGGCATTACGGAAGCCGTGCTGCCAGATCACTGTTTTGCGGGAAAGGCCTTTGGCTCTTGCCGTGCGGATGAAATCATTGCGCATGGCTTCGAGCATGGTGGAACGGGTGAATCTTGAGAAGCGTCCGATCTGCTGAATGGACAGACTCAAGACAGGAAGAATCAGATAGATAGAGCGGTCTTTGATATCAGCCCAAAGGCCCATATCTGAAGCTCCGATGGTTTGTGTGCCCCCGGCCGGTAAGATGGGGAATTTCACGGCAAAAAGAATAATCAAGACGATGGCCAGCCAGAATGAGGGGATGGAAATGCCCCCGAACGAGAACAGATTCACAATGTAATCGGTTCGGCTTCCCGGCTTCAGCGCCGAGATCACGCCCAGAGGAATGGCAATGGCAATGGAAAGGGTCAAAGAAATTGCAGAAAGCAGGAAGGTGTTCCACAGACGGGGACCCATCAGTTCCTGAACCGGAACACGATAGGTACGGCTGTAACCAAGATCACCCTGAAGGATGGAGCCCATCCAACTGGCGTAACGTTTATAGACCGGCTGGTCCAAACCGTACAACGATTTCAGACGGGCCACGTCTTCAGCGGTGATTTTGGGATTGGAGGCCACCATCATGTCCACCGGGTCACCGGGCATTAAGCTCATCAGATAGAAACACACGTAGGACAGGATCACTATCACAGCGAGTGTCTGCAAAATGCGGCGGGTGATGAATGTAGTCATAACAGGGGTCCTCCAGAGTCAGGGATCTAGTTCAGGTTCCAGTCTTCGATGTTGTTTGTCTCGTAGAACTGGTGACCAGCCATTTTGTAACCCTTCAAGTTTTTCGGAGTCACAGAAATGTCAGAGCGGTAGTAAAGTGGCAAAACCGGAACTTCCGCAGTGTAAAGCTTCAGGATTTCATGAACCAGGTCGGCGCGTTTCTTCGCGTTGAATTCAAGATCCAGAGCGTCCAGGTTTTTATCAACAGTTGCGTTTGTCCAACCGTGATAGTTCTGACCGGACCAGCCGTTGCTGTTGTTCGGAATAGCTTTGGAATAAACCGTAGAACGCGGGCTGTTTTCCGGAGAAGAAACCCAGGCAAACAAGGCCATGCCCTCGAACTTGCGTTTGGACATGGTTTCACCGAAGAACACACGTGCTGGTTCATTCTTGATCAGCACTTCGATACCAGCCTGTTTCCATTGGTTTTGCAGGTAAACCTGAACCAGCTCACGGGTTTTGTTGCCCGCAGTTGTCTGGAAGACGATGGAAAGCTTTTTGCCGTCTTTGTAGCGGTAGCCATCTTTACCCATTGTCCAGCCAGCAGCATCCAGAAGTTTTCCGGCTTCACGCTTGGAGTAACGGTACACAGTGATCTCTTTTGGATCCGCAGTGAACCAAGGATCTTTCGGGGATACGTTGTGCAAAGCCACTTGTTGTTTGTTCTCGAACAACGCTTTCACCAGGTCGTCGCGGTTGATGGAATACAACAACGCTTTACGAACGTTCACATCTTTCAGGATTGGATTGTCCAAACGAAGGTCGATGTGCTCGTAAGTCACGGACGGAACGAAATGAACCACGTAAGGCAGGTTCTCAGACTTGTTTTTCTTGTCGAAAGCAAGTGCCTGATCCAGATCCAGACCCAAAGTGGAGATCATGTCGATGGTGCCGGAGCGAAGGTTGGCTTCCATAGTTCCGGTGTTCGGGATCAGCTTCACGATCACCTTTTTGATGTTCGGCTGTTTGCCATAGAAGTTCGGGTTGGCTGCAAATGCCACGTGAGAACCCAATTTGACTTCGCTGATCACATAAGGACCGTTGTAAAGGCCCGGATTGGTCGGGTTGCGAACATAATTGGAATTCTTCTCGTAGCCTTCTTTTTGCTTGGAGTGTTTGTCAAACACAGGTTTTTCCAGGTGAGTTGGCACCGGGAAGAACTGAGCCAATGTGAAGAAGTCCCATTTGGCTTTTTCGTATTTGAATGTGCACTTCTTTGGATTTTTAGGATCGATGTCGATCTTTTCCACCTGAGTCCACTGTTCTTTTTCACCCACGCTCACAGTCGGGCTGGTCGCGATGGTGTGGGAAGTGATGAAGTCCTGGCAGATAACCGGTTTACCGTCGCCCCATTTGGCGCTTTCGATGATTTCCCAGTTGGCTACAATCTTCTTTTTGCCGCCTTCTTCGATGATCTTCGCAGTGCCTTTGTCCAAAGAAGGAATTTCTTTGGCAAGCTGAGTGACCCATTTGCCTTCAGGAGTCAGAACCACCAAAGAACGGCCCACCATGCGGTACATGTAAGCAGAAGCAGACATGGACATGATCAGCGGATTCATGGTTTCGAATTCCTGAGAGATACCGATTTTAAGTTCGGTGTTGGACGGAGCTGCCACAGCCTGGACACTCATGCCCAAACCTGCAACCACGCAGAGACCTTTCGCAAACTTTTTCAACATCACTTTCTCCTTGTTGATTAACTTTAAAACAAAACTAAACCGACATCTTTGGTGCGGACTCAAGCCAGCACGCCTTCTGATGATTTCCCTGGCCTTCCAAAACCGGGGTCTTTTGCGAACAGATGTCCATTTTATAAGGACATCTTGTGTGGAAAGAGCAGCCGGAAGGCGGGTTGATCGGGCTTGGCACTTCGCCACCCAGGGATTTTTTCATTTTCTTTTTACCGTGACCCACGCGCGGGATTGCGCCGATCAAAGCCTGCGTGTACGGGTGCTGAGGATTTTTGAAAAGCTCATCACGCGGGGCGATTTCGACAATCTTACCCAGGTACATCACGGCGATACGGTCACAGGTGTGCTCGATCACGGAAAGATCGTGGGAGATAAACACATAAGTCAGTTTCAGCTTTTCCTGCAGGTCTTTCAGTAGATTCAGAATCTGCGCCTGAATGGAAACATCCAGGGCGCTGAC
Coding sequences within it:
- a CDS encoding ABC transporter permease; translated protein: MSEMTMNEIEIDSNQLSAKDRAELEKAQPMWKMVLSQFMDHKLAVAGAVIISIFLLVAVFAGTIQAVTGLDPDAQNVGNRYLAPMTTASVGLDVRETEIERFITDNPEAADVVQKALVEKGIVAVAEADAIYELGAQEISKALSDLKSLNIAETAGLVSMFNNFETFHLFGTDELGRDVFIRLVYGTRVSMGVGVLVAIASALIGLLIGSIAGFYGGMIDTFLMRVTDALLSLPHIPVLIVIAAIDLSKIPWLKAIISTSNESIFKMIIILCLFSWMSVARLVRGSILSIREREFVLAAKTLGAKDSTIIVRHMFPNVIAPMLVAITLGVGESILFEAALSFLGLGIMPPTPSWGNMLNNAQELIYQAPFLAVLPGLLIFLTTVSFNYLGDGLQDAIDPKAIRR
- a CDS encoding ABC transporter permease, producing MTTFITRRILQTLAVIVILSYVCFYLMSLMPGDPVDMMVASNPKITAEDVARLKSLYGLDQPVYKRYASWMGSILQGDLGYSRTYRVPVQELMGPRLWNTFLLSAISLTLSIAIAIPLGVISALKPGSRTDYIVNLFSFGGISIPSFWLAIVLIILFAVKFPILPAGGTQTIGASDMGLWADIKDRSIYLILPVLSLSIQQIGRFSRFTRSTMLEAMRNDFIRTARAKGLSRKTVIWQHGFRNALIPLITILALSFSGLFSGAILTETVFAYQGVGKLVYDSIIGNDYNVAMISFVISVSMVLLMNLVADIMYGFADPRISYQ
- a CDS encoding peptide ABC transporter substrate-binding protein codes for the protein MLKKFAKGLCVVAGLGMSVQAVAAPSNTELKIGISQEFETMNPLIMSMSASAYMYRMVGRSLVVLTPEGKWVTQLAKEIPSLDKGTAKIIEEGGKKKIVANWEIIESAKWGDGKPVICQDFITSHTIATSPTVSVGEKEQWTQVEKIDIDPKNPKKCTFKYEKAKWDFFTLAQFFPVPTHLEKPVFDKHSKQKEGYEKNSNYVRNPTNPGLYNGPYVISEVKLGSHVAFAANPNFYGKQPNIKKVIVKLIPNTGTMEANLRSGTIDMISTLGLDLDQALAFDKKNKSENLPYVVHFVPSVTYEHIDLRLDNPILKDVNVRKALLYSINRDDLVKALFENKQQVALHNVSPKDPWFTADPKEITVYRYSKREAGKLLDAAGWTMGKDGYRYKDGKKLSIVFQTTAGNKTRELVQVYLQNQWKQAGIEVLIKNEPARVFFGETMSKRKFEGMALFAWVSSPENSPRSTVYSKAIPNNSNGWSGQNYHGWTNATVDKNLDALDLEFNAKKRADLVHEILKLYTAEVPVLPLYYRSDISVTPKNLKGYKMAGHQFYETNNIEDWNLN